A DNA window from Bos mutus isolate GX-2022 chromosome 11, NWIPB_WYAK_1.1, whole genome shotgun sequence contains the following coding sequences:
- the ECRG4 gene encoding augurin has translation MPRPLPRQPNLSCPSPAVFGGPGARSPAALEEPRPERGARRLGTDAWPAARRHSARLPGPAPARTRGPPARPVPLSAVLQGAVRWRRVLQNKRLPYPSRAVAKARSSLSSASAATMATSSARPAFLVMTALALLLLLCMGPGGISGNKLKLLLRKREAPAPTTTPVAVQESRAKEFLSSLRRPKRQLWDRSRPEVQQWYQHFLYLGFDEAKFEDDISYWLNRNRNGHDYYDYYQRHYDEDAAIGPRSAHSFRHGASVNYDDY, from the exons ATGCCGCGTCCCCTCCCGAGGCAGCCGAACCTCTCTTGCCCTTCGCCCGCGGTCTTTGGCGGCCCAGGCGCCCGCAGCCCCGCAGCCTTGGAGGAGCCGCGGCCGGAGAGAGGGGCGCGGAGACTTGGCACGGACGCTTGGCCCGCGGCCCGTCGGCACAGCGCCCGCCTGCCGGGTCCCGCCCCGGCCCGGACTCGGGGACCGCCCGCGCGTCCAGTACCCTTGAGCGCAGTTCTTCAGGGCGCAGTCCGCTGGCGCCGGGTCCTCCAGAACAAGCGCCTTCCTTATCCTTCCCGCGCAGTGGCCAAGGCGCGCTCATCTCTCTCCAGCGCATCCGCTGCAACCATGGCCACCTCCTCCGCGCGGCCCGCCTTCCTGGTCATGACCGCactggcgctgctgctgctgctgtgcatGGGCCCAG GCGGCATAAGTGGAAACAAACTCAAGTTGCTGCTTCGGAAACGAGAAG CCCCTGCTCCCACTACGACCCCGGTGGCTGTCCAGGAGAGCAGAGCCAAGGAGTTCCTGAGCAGCCTTAGGAGGCCCAAGCGGCAGCTGTGGGACCGCTCGAGGCCAGAGGTGCAGCAATGGTACCAGCACTTCCTGTACCTGGGCTTCGATGAGGCG aAATTTGAGGATGACATCAGCTATTGGCTGAATAGAAATCGGAATGGGCACGACTACTACGATTACTACCAGCGCCACTATGATGAGGATGCGGCCATTGGCCCCCGGAGTGCCCACAGCTTCCGGCACGGAGCCAGCGTGAACTATGACGACTACTGA